A stretch of DNA from Planococcus antarcticus DSM 14505:
CTTCGATGATTCAAAGCGTTCGTAAAAGTGGCAAAACACTTTTCGAACGTCCTTCTCGTACACCATGTTTATGGACAGAAACAAACGGTGGCTAGAGGGGCCGCTACCTGTGAATTAGGTAGTTCGTCTATCAAACTTTCCGATATTCTTTGACTCAATGGCTTCGAAGGATTTTCACACTATACTACAAGCTGTAAGCTCATAAGAAATTACAGAATATCAAATTTGCTACTTACGAATATTCCTTTGTCATGTTAGTCTGTCAACACACAAATCGCCGGCGCATCCACCGGCTAGGCAACGAGCTTGCGCAAGAGCAATCGTCTTTGCTCTACCCAAAGCGATTAAAGCGACTCTTAACAGCTAGCTCTTTCTCAACCAATCTCTAACCGCTTCAGAACCCAACCCAAACTTCCACACGGCCCCTCTTTCCAAATCTCCCTCTTTACTTCCTCGGCCACTTCCTCTACACTAAACCCATCGGGAACAACCCGAACACAAAAACCGCATACCGTTTTCTGCACTAGGGGTGCCCACTTTGGCTGAGATGCAAGCGCAAGCTTCGATCCCTCAAAACTCGATCAGGATAATACCTGCGTGAGGAAGTGCGGCGCATTTCTGAAATAATTCCTTTAATTATTTGTGGACAATGGCTGCATCTTCACGGATGCGGTCTTTTTTGTGCAAATTTTAAGGAGGAATTAGAACATGGAACCATTGCAATGCGGTACGAGTCCAATTGTCGGATTTCGCTTTTCACTGCATCCGATGACTAGTGATTTTATCAAAGTAATCAAAGGGGCGTTAAACGACACCGACACCTCGAACGTTTGGATGCATACGGACGATGTCTCGACAGTTATACGTGGTAAGCAAATTCATGTCTTCAATGTCGCTAAAGCATTAGCTTTACACACAGCGAAAACAGGCGAACATGTAGCCTTGTCTGGCACTTTTTCAATTGGCTGTCCTGGTGATTCAACGGGAGACGTCTTTTTAGAAAAGGACGACGTGCTATTGAACACAGATAGCACGAAGCAATACATCTCTTCTCAGTTTGCGCTATACCCGATGAACAATCCGGATTACATGGCAGTTATCTACCGTGAAGTCGACCGCGCTAAACAACTTGGCCTTTTCAATGACTCGATGCATTACGCTAGCGGCATTCACGGCGATATCCACGAGGTATTCGCTTTTTACGAAGAAGCATTTACTAACGCTTGCTCTGATGAACATCGCCATTTGGTGATGACGGTGTCCATGAGCATTAACAGCCCGTCTCACGGAGGTGCGTAATTTGCTGAAATCGTGGAAATTAAAAGAAGTGGTCTTGATGTCGTTATTTGCGGTCGTTTTCGGCATTGTCTATTTATTGTTTGTCCATGCAGCGAATATTTGGGCAGCTGTAATTGGTCCACTCGCTTATGAATGGATGTTCGGCATTTGGTTTATTGTGTCGATCATCTGCATGTATATCATCCGGAAGCCGGGAGCTGCTTTTCTTTCTGAAACGATGGCTGCGGCAATCGAAGTCCTCATTGGCAATGCGGTCGGTCCCCGTCTTATTTTGTCTGGTGTCATTCAAGGGCTCGGCGCTGAAGCGGCATTTGCGTTAACCGGCTATAAGCATTTCAATATTTTGGTGCTTATGCTTGCAGGAATCGGATCAGCCGTTTTTAGCTTTGTTTACGGGTACTTCATTTCTGGTTATGCGGCACTGGATCCGTCGTTCGTCGCGTTAATGTTTACGATCCGTGTTCTTAGTGGTGCAATTATTGCGGGAATCGGCGGGAAGTATATCGGAGACGCCTTGCTTGCGACCGGATCACTCCGCGGTTACGCCATTGCGCGTACGAAAAAAGGTGATGCTAATGCATGAAGAGATTTTCTCTTTAAAAGGGCTGTCGTTCCGCTTTCCTGAAGATGAAGAAAAAACCTTAAGGGACCTTTCCTTTTCGGTTTCCCGAGGAGAAAAACTAGTCATCTCAGGACCAAGTGGCTGCGGCAAAAGCACGTTATTGTATTTACTAAATCGCTTGTATCCCGATAATTGCGACGGCTCTATCGATGGTGAGATTCTGTTATTTGGGAAATCTGCCAGTGATTACGCACCTGGTGAAATCAATCACCGCGTTGCGACGGTCTTTCAAGATCCCGATTCGCAGTTTTGCATGCCGACGGTTGAAGAAGAGTTGGCTTTTACGTTGGAAAATTTGCATACACCGTTTGAAGAAATGGACCCTCGTATTGAAGTGGTTTTGGAACTGACTAGCCTTACGCATCTACGAAAGGCCGTTATTCAGTCTTTGTCCGGAGGAATAAAACAACGCATCGCAACCGCTTGTGCGTTAATCATGAACCCGGAAGTATTATTGCTGGATGAACCACTCTCTCACCTAGATCCTTATACCGCAAAACAATTTGTCGACTGGCTGGAGGAACTCCAGTTAAAATCTCGTTTGACAATCGTCGCGGTTGAGCATCGACTAAGCAGTTGGGGATTTTTTTTCGAACGGGAAATTCAACTAGATGGCGGAGGTCGTTTAGTGGATGATAATCCATTTATAACGAGAGAGCCGGTTTTATTCCCACAACGACAACATGCCATGCAAGAAACCACGGCGTTACGTGCTGATGAGTTGTCAGTCACCACCAAAGAACGACAATTGCTTTCGCCTTTATCCTTTTCAGTTGAGCGTGGCGAAATAGTCGTTATTGCCGGACCTAACGGCAGCGGTAAATCAACACTCGTCAAGTCGCTATGTGGGATCTACAAAAAGACAACCGGTATGGTTGAGTCGGATGGCATTGGCTATGTTCCGCAATCTCCTGAGTATTTGTTTTTGACACAGAAAGTTGATCAAGAAGTGGCGTATTCAGGAGCTTCTAGTGGCTTAGAACTGGCTGGATTGATGACGAGTCTAAGGCTTGAGGAAATCGGGGAAGCTCATCCTTTCGCTATCAGCCACGGACAAAAACGACGTGTGGCGATTGCCGCTATGCTCGCTGACAAACGGCCGGTACTGTTAATGGACGAACCGACTTCTGGGCAGGATACTGCTGCGCTTTTAGAACTATTCGAGTTGATTGACCAACGCTCTCGACAAGGTACGACCTTTTTGATTGTTACGCATGATATGGAATTTGCTGCGAGCCTTGCCGATTCGGTGCTACTGATCAAAGATGGCCAGCTGACCGGCAAATTCGCTGCAGAAGACGTTTGGTCCAGCGAAGAACTGCTAGCGTCTCACAATTTGCTGCCGCCGAAAGGAGTGGCTCGCCTTGCGGAATCTTTTGCATGACATGAATCCATCCGTCAAATTCATCTTGGTGACGGTGTCGATGTTTGCCATTGCGTTCTTTTTCAATCCATGGACGCCGCTGTTATTTTGGATAAGCATTATCCTGTTGCAGCTCCTGATGAGTCGAATTAATTGGAAGTTGTGGCTGTTGTTCATGTTACCCTTTTCAATCGGTGCTTTCGGCTATTTGTGGACCACCGTAGTATTCGGCGCAGATACTGGCGGAACCGTCATCTGGTCGTTTGCCGGAATCGATGTGACCGATGAACAATGGGCACGCGCTTTGTCACTGGCATTTCGTGTGATGGCATTTTCAACGCTGTCCCTGCTGTTCGCCTTTACCACCGATCCGGTGAAATTCATCCTGAGCCTCATGCAGCAGCTAAAGCTTTCTCCGAAACTTGCCTACGGTGTCATGGTTGGTTATCAGTTTTTGCCGGTCATGAAAGATGAATTTACACAAATCCAACAAGCGCAAAGACTGCGCGGTGCAGAAACTGAAAAACATAGCTGGCAGCGGCTCTTGGCTATGCGTCGTGTGTTAATCCCTATGCTTGCAGGAGCCGTTAGAAAGGCTGAACGATCGGCATTTGCTATGGAAGCACGTGGGTTTACGGGGGAACCGAGAAGCGCTTATTACCGGCCCATTCGATTGGGGCGCATAGATGTCTTCATGTTCGGTGTTTTTATGTCGATTTTACTTGTCAGTTGTCTTGGTGGCAGTTGGTTGAGTTAGAAATCTCTGAGGAAAAGGAAATCCTTTTCCTCAGGATTTCCTTTTTTCGCGTCTTTCTTTTTATTGCTTGTTTTTTTGTTTTGAATTCTAACTTTTTTCCTTATGTAGTTTTTTACATGTGAATTTAGGTGCACCGTTTGTTCCCAGCCTTTCTATCGATTATAATGAAAGCAGTTACATAATTCGATTTTACGGGGAGGAATTTCTGTGAATGGATTTCAGTTGCTCGACGAACAAGACAACCGGATTTACTTTGTCTTTACACCGGATCATCCGCACCCATTTTCATTTTTTGAACAACATTTGGAAACCGTAATGGAAAGAGTGGAATCGAAAGCACCTTCCAGAGAGCGGTGTTTATGGATCCTGAAAAGAATTGCTATCATCTGCGAAGACAAAATCAGTTACTTCCCTGACAATGAGTTATTGATTGAACCGGATGTATTCATGGAAACTACTATTCAATTAGATTTCATAATATTATTATTCATTAAATACTCCCCTTCCGCTCCTTTTGAACTCCAGCCAGTCGAAACAATCGAAAGCCATCCAAACTTTGAAGATGCCCAAAAATTCGCAATCGAGCAAATAGCTCTCCTAAAAACCGCCTCTCCCGACATTGAAATAAAAGCATTGGGTGCCAAAATGATCTACAACGTCACTTTGAGTTAATTTTCTTCTATTGAAATGGATATGTTTTTCTATAACTGCATTAACACAAAAAAACCCATGCTACAGCTTGCTTACAAAAAGCAATTTGTGGCATTGGGTTTTATTTACAGCAAATTCTACATGGCAATCGGTTTGGCTCTCGGTACAGTTATCACGCTAGTAAATGATCCACATCCTGCACGCCAAAAATACAGCCGTTTTGAGAAATACAAACTATGAGAATCGTTAGTTCCACATAACTAGTTGGTAACCATCTTCTCTTACTCAATATCCTGCCGCTTTTTTCTATTGATCAAATAAACCAAAAAAGCGATGCACATTACGATGATTGCCGTTTCCCAATTGACTTGTCCCGCTTCTTCGTCCAAGTTTGCTTTGGCAACTTTCTGTTCCGCTTCAACTTTTGGCACTTCAAACTGCGTTTTAATAACTGTAACTTGAATTACTGGCTCCTGCTGCTTTATACCGCTCTCCACGGAGCTGGTTTTGAAAGAACGTGAGCTTGGCCACTCCGCAATTTCTGCGGGCAATAGCGATTCTTGCGCCCTACATTTCGCAGACACATTTATCAGCGCAATAACAGGTTGTACTTTGCTGACTGCGATCATGCTGTTCGCTGGTTTTTCATTTGTCACATTGGCCAAAGTCTGACTAGACATAAACAAGCTAAGCACCAGCAATAGCACTGTTTTTTTCATTTGCCTCCGCTCCTATTTTCAATGTACCGCATCGCTTAGTTTAATGGAAAAATTGTAATATTAACTAAAGACACACAATTCCTTTCGTTGCACGTCCGATAAATTAAAGTGGTGCTCTAGTAAAAATTGCTGTTCCGATGATGCTGAGCAGAGCATCTTCGAACAACAATTAGAGCTGAACCTTCTTAAATTCAGGCAAACAAAAAAATTTATATCCACACGGAATGTTTGAAATTCATTCCAAATGCAGAGTCGCCAAGTTCTTTATGCCATCTCGGCTATAATGCTCTAGTCTGACATTCTACAAATTCAGGGTCACGGCCTGTTTCTGCAGATACACCAGCTGTTTATTGCTTTTGCAGCAATCACATAAAAAATTTCTTTTATTCTGCGAAACGCTTCTGCTTTCTTATCTATCTCTAAGTTGTTGTTCTCAACTACCTTAACACAAGTGAGAATGATTATCAATATCATCTTAGAAATAAATCATACTTTTATTTATTGTCTTGATTCTCCCCACGTCCCCTTCTCCGAAAACGCAGGAACCCTTTCTCTTCATCCCAACTACACAGCTGGTTCACCGTTCACCCGAGCACCGATGCTTTGGGCTGGCAGAGCGATAAGACCAGCGGGTGAACTATGCCCAAAGCGACCGAAGCGACTCCCAACAGCAATTTCTTTCTCAACCACCCTTCCACTTTGTCGCCTCCGGAGAAAATTCGCTTCACTACTCTAACTCACACGATCTCAACAAGCGCCAGCGTGTT
This window harbors:
- a CDS encoding YkoF family thiamine/hydroxymethylpyrimidine-binding protein, yielding MEPLQCGTSPIVGFRFSLHPMTSDFIKVIKGALNDTDTSNVWMHTDDVSTVIRGKQIHVFNVAKALALHTAKTGEHVALSGTFSIGCPGDSTGDVFLEKDDVLLNTDSTKQYISSQFALYPMNNPDYMAVIYREVDRAKQLGLFNDSMHYASGIHGDIHEVFAFYEEAFTNACSDEHRHLVMTVSMSINSPSHGGA
- a CDS encoding ECF transporter S component gives rise to the protein MLKSWKLKEVVLMSLFAVVFGIVYLLFVHAANIWAAVIGPLAYEWMFGIWFIVSIICMYIIRKPGAAFLSETMAAAIEVLIGNAVGPRLILSGVIQGLGAEAAFALTGYKHFNILVLMLAGIGSAVFSFVYGYFISGYAALDPSFVALMFTIRVLSGAIIAGIGGKYIGDALLATGSLRGYAIARTKKGDANA
- a CDS encoding ABC transporter ATP-binding protein, encoding MHEEIFSLKGLSFRFPEDEEKTLRDLSFSVSRGEKLVISGPSGCGKSTLLYLLNRLYPDNCDGSIDGEILLFGKSASDYAPGEINHRVATVFQDPDSQFCMPTVEEELAFTLENLHTPFEEMDPRIEVVLELTSLTHLRKAVIQSLSGGIKQRIATACALIMNPEVLLLDEPLSHLDPYTAKQFVDWLEELQLKSRLTIVAVEHRLSSWGFFFEREIQLDGGGRLVDDNPFITREPVLFPQRQHAMQETTALRADELSVTTKERQLLSPLSFSVERGEIVVIAGPNGSGKSTLVKSLCGIYKKTTGMVESDGIGYVPQSPEYLFLTQKVDQEVAYSGASSGLELAGLMTSLRLEEIGEAHPFAISHGQKRRVAIAAMLADKRPVLLMDEPTSGQDTAALLELFELIDQRSRQGTTFLIVTHDMEFAASLADSVLLIKDGQLTGKFAAEDVWSSEELLASHNLLPPKGVARLAESFA
- a CDS encoding energy-coupling factor transporter transmembrane component T family protein; translation: MRNLLHDMNPSVKFILVTVSMFAIAFFFNPWTPLLFWISIILLQLLMSRINWKLWLLFMLPFSIGAFGYLWTTVVFGADTGGTVIWSFAGIDVTDEQWARALSLAFRVMAFSTLSLLFAFTTDPVKFILSLMQQLKLSPKLAYGVMVGYQFLPVMKDEFTQIQQAQRLRGAETEKHSWQRLLAMRRVLIPMLAGAVRKAERSAFAMEARGFTGEPRSAYYRPIRLGRIDVFMFGVFMSILLVSCLGGSWLS